From the Cohnella herbarum genome, one window contains:
- a CDS encoding PAS domain-containing sensor histidine kinase, producing the protein MVHPDDLALIRERWDEMISTKTSVRLEWRFVKVDETCIWLEGIGTPILTSDGKIDSILVTGREITERKIQEWKLRESEQRYRDISERLAEREEKYRFIAENTQDLVGVVDMEGIVLYASPSHELVLGFSSSEFEGNSAFYFVHPDDLAYVKKQFNDMVTLKSTFDFEWRCKKADGSWVYIETRGTPIFDENRKVVQCVYASRDISERKKAEELLLRTEKLLIVGQMAAGVAHEFRNPLTSIKEFAQLLQQGNEKPEYIELILSEVGRLEAIVWGFLTLAKPQAPEMQEVDAAVVLQQEVLLFSTHSILNNIEIIEEHDSEVPRIYCYENQIKQVIINILQNAVDAMPNGGIIKTQILCHDSEFIKFRFVDQGSGISLERIKSIG; encoded by the coding sequence ATGGTACACCCCGATGATCTTGCACTCATCAGAGAACGTTGGGATGAAATGATATCCACCAAGACTTCGGTACGTCTTGAGTGGCGATTCGTTAAAGTGGACGAGACCTGCATTTGGCTCGAAGGCATAGGGACTCCCATTCTAACGTCCGATGGTAAGATTGATAGCATCTTAGTAACTGGTCGGGAGATTACAGAACGCAAGATACAGGAATGGAAACTCCGTGAGAGCGAACAACGGTATCGTGATATCTCTGAACGTCTCGCTGAGAGAGAAGAAAAGTATCGTTTTATTGCCGAAAATACCCAGGATTTAGTCGGTGTCGTGGATATGGAAGGTATAGTTCTATACGCCTCGCCGTCCCATGAATTGGTCTTGGGGTTTTCGTCCAGCGAATTTGAAGGAAATTCTGCTTTTTATTTCGTTCATCCTGACGATCTTGCGTATGTTAAGAAGCAATTCAATGACATGGTTACATTAAAATCAACGTTCGATTTTGAGTGGAGGTGTAAAAAAGCAGATGGCAGTTGGGTATATATCGAGACCAGGGGCACTCCTATATTTGATGAAAATCGCAAAGTAGTGCAATGCGTGTACGCGTCTCGTGATATTTCGGAACGAAAGAAGGCAGAAGAACTCCTTCTACGAACTGAAAAGCTATTGATAGTAGGTCAAATGGCTGCAGGGGTTGCACATGAGTTTAGAAATCCTCTAACCTCGATCAAGGAATTCGCCCAGCTGTTACAACAAGGTAACGAAAAACCCGAGTATATTGAATTGATTCTATCTGAGGTTGGGAGATTGGAAGCTATAGTATGGGGATTTTTAACACTTGCCAAACCCCAAGCTCCGGAAATGCAGGAAGTTGATGCGGCGGTTGTTTTACAACAGGAGGTGTTGTTATTCAGTACACACTCCATATTAAACAACATTGAAATTATTGAAGAACACGACTCGGAAGTACCACGTATTTACTGCTATGAGAATCAAATCAAGCAAGTAATTATTAACATTCTCCAGAATGCGGTTGACGCTATGCCAAACGGTGGAATCATCAAAACACAGATTCTATGCCACGATTCAGAATTTATCAAATTTCGATTTGTAGACCAAGGAAGTGGCATTTCATTGGAACGAATTAAATCCATTGGTTAA